AGAATTCAGATACAGATTTGTTCTAACAGCTGCTGTGGGCTTCACTCCTACTCCTCAAACTTCCTGCCAAATGCcccaaaaatcagatttcaggGGTAAGAAGCAGCGTGTCCCACTCCATACCTGTGTCAGGACTGTTCCCTGCAGAGCATTTttctggcacagcctggcttaGGCACACAGGACTCCCTTTCCCAGAGCATCACAGGGCAAGAGGAAAGAATCTcaactggaaataaaatctCTGCACTGCACAACCCAAGGCAGCCTTCCTGGAGAGCAGTTTTGGAAATGCTTCCTTCAGTGCAAAGCTGGAGTCACTCTCAACAGTTAAGTTTCAGGGAAGtgttacagaaaattattattcttgtAAGACATTAACAATTCTGCATGTTCTAAAGGGAGCTTCTTCACAGCACATTTGCCAAGGAGATATAATCATGGAAGgatggaggggtttttttccctttttctcctgcttctgtTCTAAAGAAGGATAAAAGTCCTCATTAAACAAGTGAAACTTATGAACCAATATGAGAAAGTGGAGCACACACTTCATTTTTTCTGGACAGAGTCTCAGTCCATCACTGATAAGAGAGGGAATGAAATTGCTAATTACAGCCTGGAGCAAGGAGGGCTTTGAGGAGCGTCCTGCTGGAGCCTGAGCACCTGCTCTCAACAGGGAGAAATGTCTCATCTCCAAAGGACAGAGTGAAATTACCACGGCTGCAACCTTTTACGAGGCCATAACACCTCTCCACATTACAGCACACGGATTAAAACTGCTTTGATCCTGTTCTGCTTGTACCCACCTGGCttctcccccagcctggcacattTGACTTTGCAAGaagcttttgtttcagttttacaACCTGTTTAATAGCTTCAATTCCTGAAGAGATCTCTCCAGGAGTACAGCGTACTACCATAAAATATGACAAGAGGAGACCCCAGAGctgtctgctcctgcctgcaggactCACATCCACATCCAccctgcttttttccctccctatCACCATTCCAAAGGTCCAAGAGGCTTGGCAATGCCTCACTGAGAAGCAGTGGAAATCAAGACGTTCTGAGGAACAGAACAGCATCCATGAGGCTCCTTGCAAATATCCCAACCTGCACAACTCCTGGGCCAGATCAGGGACATGCTGAGGTCCCTTTTCCACAAAAAGCCTGGAATTTGAACTcaacaaaaaagcaaagctgcatTTAATATTCTGCtggtaagagaaaaaaaccactgagaCATGAAACCTCTTGATTATTTGCGTGTATCTTTGATTAAAGAAGATGTGATGCAGACAACCCCAGAACTGTTCTTTCCCTCTGTTCCCAGGCACAGGATGCTGCAGGATTCAGGATGACCTTGGTATAAACACGCAGTGACCAGCACTGGACCCAAGGAAGGGTAATTACTGTGCAGCACCTGGCTATCAAACTATTCCAATGAACTGGCACCATTTTATTTCCCCTAATGGTCACAAGAACATTTGCTCCTGAAGGTTTTCAGAATGATCTGGCAGGTAAAGCATCAGTCTGGAGCCAAGAGGAGGAGCTCTGTAATGGGTTTTAACTTACCTGCTGTGACCTTCAGATATTGGCTGTCTCTCTTAAACTTTATTTTATCAATACTTGATGGTTACTTTGCAGAGCCCAGACTTCCAAGGTGCCCAGCAAGTCctgccagcattcccagaaCAAGTCAGCAGGAAAAACCAGACTGAGCAGAGGCTTTGGAGTGAAGTGTTTTTACTTTCAGGTGTCAAAGAGCCAGACTTGTACCTCAAGCTAACAGCAGAATATACAGAGGATTCGATACAGAGAAACTCAAGCACCTGAAAATGATCAGCCAGGACTTGCACAGCCAAAGAATTCTTCTTACAGGGTTTAAACCCTGTGCAGAGGTTTAACAACACACTGAGAAATGCAGTTTGGTCAACAGGAATACAGGTACACAGGATTAACAATTACTGACACAGGCCAGcagctctctctcttttctctttcacagaGGGAAGCCTCTCACTGCATACTATCACCATAGAAAGGGAGCattcctgtgccagctggaaAATATCTATTTAATAACTTAGCACACATCTGAGACATGGCCACTTCATGTTTGAATAAGCTCTGAATCCGTGTCAAAAGAGAAACTAAGAGAACTCCAAGGgctcactgaaataatttaacaCATGGACAAGGAGGACAGGTAAGGTATGGCTAAGAGCTGTACATTCCACCTGAAGCTCAGACTtgactcccagcactgccaggacactgctccctgctcccagcactaGCCATTGATGCGGTAATTCACGTGGATCTCGGGTTTGATGTCACacaccagggacagcagctgggacatCACCACCTCCCGGTTCTTCTGGAAGTTCTGCTGGATTACACTCATCTTTTCCTGAGTCTCCTTCTCCACTTCAGTGGTGCAGCTGCCATGGGAGCCAAGGGCCTAcaaacagcaaaggaaagagGATTCACCATGCCAAGCTCTGCATTTTGTTATTCTGGACCATCTCACACATTAATCTTTGTTGAGGGAAGATTAATTTTATTGTTCATATTAAATAAAgtactgctgcatttttttttgctcagaTTTCACCTTAAACTTGTCCACATATTTCATCCTTAGCCCCTGCTTTTTAGCCTCTTTTACAGAATCATcgaatggtttgggttggaagggaccttaaagttgttccaactccctgccattTATCCATTATCCACCAGTTCAGAGCATGAATTTCTAAGGAGTGCCCAAAATACAGGTCCTGCTGTACAGACAGCTGGaacccctgggcacagctgcactACAGAGTACAAGAAAAGTAACACCCAGGAGTCACTTTAAGCACAATTCCCATCATTCCATTGCTCCTACCCTTGGAGAATCTTTATAAAAATCTCAGCCTTCCCTTCTGGTGACCAGGGACACAGCAAGTGGTCTCTGCCATGTCAGCACCACAGGAAATGAGCCTGTGACAGGAGCAATGAGCTCAGTCTCTTCTGGACTCTGCTAcacacagcagcttttgggAGGCTGTCACTCAGGAGGTCATTAAGCTTTTTCCCTGCCAGTTGAGACCAACACACCACGTCCTGAGCCACTTCCAGGGGTTTTTCTGGGACACGTGGCTGTGCCTCACAGGAAGGCACTTGGGGAAGTGCTCCTCCTGCAACTCGCTCCACCCTGAGGGTGCTGCCAGGGCAAGGCAAAGGGGCTGAAAATAAGTGAGTGATGGAGAACACCAACCGCTGCCTCCTTGGCCTTGAACTCCTTCTCCCGCTGCAGACGGTACTGCTCGATCTCTGCCTGGGCCTCCTCCTTGGCCTGCTTCAGCCGCCGgttcttccctgctcccacagcacaaACCAAGGCAAAGAAAGAGGAGAACGCACTGAGAGCGTGTTTTCCTCATGCACAGCCACCACCACAGTGTTTGCTCCCTCTGCAGGAGCAAACCAAACCCCCTCCCCAAGTGTGCTgatggcaggaggagctcagcaaACCACGGCCAAGGTCACTGAGCCTCCACCACAGAGCAGTGGAGAGCAGGGGGACACATCAGGCAACATCAGGTCTGGCTTAGTCACAGGATGAGTCCCAGACCGGTTTGGGCtgaaggaaccttaaagatcatcccatcccaccccctgccatggcagggacacctcccactgtcccaggtgctcccagccctgtccagcctggccttgggcactgccagggatccaggggcagccacagctgctctgggcaccctgtgccagggcctgcccaccctcccaggagAAAATTCCCTCGCAATATCTCACCTAACTCTATCACTTTCCATATAAAAaatctctctccctccttttcaaAAGCCTCTTTaaggccctggaaggggctctaatctctccctggagccttctcttttctccagtgagcacccccagctctcccagcctggctccagccctgggagaagctCCATGGCCTCCTTGGGATCTctacagcagctccagctccttcctgtgctgggccagggctggagtTCTacaggtgggctctcacctgagAACAGGGGCACaatcctctctgccctgctgcccacactgggctcagcccaggatGTGTCTGGGCCTAAAGCTCATGTCCAGCCCCTCAGCTACCAGAACCTCCAAGttcctctctgcagggcttcTCCCAGTAAGCTCTCCAAGTGTGTACCCATGTTTAGGATTGCCCCAATCCATGTGAGTGTGCAGCTTCTgtgaaaacccaaaaaaagccCAATAGAAAGAGCATTAAATCTTAGTCTAGGCCAGATCAGCTGTGAAACCAAGAGCAGTCCTGGCCACTGCCTCAACTTCCCCTCCTGGACTTCCCACCACATTCTCCCCTCCGAGATTATCATGAGTGGAGGAAACTACAAAAATCTGCCTCTTGCAATACTATCAGGGGGTTGAACTGCAAGCCAGAGCAGGTATATAAACAGAGATATACATATGTATTTGAAGCAGAAAAGATTTGCAAACTTGGGGGTCTTTGCAACCAGAATTTCTCTTGCATAACAGGAGAGACTAACTTGGCACCATAAGGATGAACAGCTCTATAATTACCGACATGGAAACACACTGTTTTCACCAGCtgaaggcaggaaggacagagagagacacagccATGCCCCAAGCAAAGGCCAGGTTAGTGTGGCCGTGTCCTGCAGAGAGCCATGAGCCCCCGAGCTCCTGAGCTAGGCTCTGCCAGGAGGGTCCCGGTGCGGCTCCGACACCTCACACCGCACTGAGCCTTCGTGGGgagcctccagagctgctctcctggggatcCCATCGAGCacccccggggctgggctgggctgggggatccCCGCTGCCCCCCGCCCTCAGCGCCGGGCCGCAAGGCCTGAGGCGGCCGCCCCGGACCGGGCCAGGCCAGACCGGGCCGGGCTCTCCCGACATCACACCCCCCGCGGCGGGaccgtgccgtgccgtgccgtgccgtaCTCACTCTTGCGGGCCTCGGCCACCTTCTCCGCGGCGCGTTTCTcggcctgcagcagctgctggatgcCCTGCGACTGGCTCGCCATGGCGGCCGCTCCGTCCGGCCGGGCCGCGGCAGCGTCACTGCGTCACGCGGGCCACGCCCACACCGCGCCGGTCGCGCCCTCGGTCACGCCCCCTCATAGTGAGAGTCCATAGCGCGCGGCGTAAGCCCCGCCTATAACCACACCCCTCGCTATTAGGCCCCGCCTATTGACACGCCCATGTCATTAGCTCCCCTCTGTATGCGTGACCACGCCCCCATAGCATCAGGCCCCGCCCCGTGGTTTGTGAGGGGAGCCCCCCGCCGAGGCCGGTTCGGTCCGCCCTGCCCCCCGCTCCCGAGCCCTTTCGGTGCCCAAAATCCACTTAAACCCCAGCAGGAAGGCGctgctggggtttggttttttttctctcgtGCTTTCTAATCGCTGGAACTGTGGCAGCCCCCGGATGAGCAGTGACAAGGGCACCAGGGATGCTTTGGtccctcctgggctgtggcatctcctccccactgctggtgtcacctccagcacagagccactggTGCTCTGAGGGCTTTACAATAATCCTGGACATCCTTTGCCAGGGGCTCCCAAGTGTCCCCTGAACACCCCCATCCCTCCCAACCCTCACCCATCACATCCTGGAGGCCATGAAAGCCCTGAACGCAGCTCCCCTGGCACTTTCAGAGCATAAATTACAATTATTGTCAAATAATATCGCTCTGATGAAGCCTCAGAGCCAGGACAGTGACTCATTGCTGCCGGGAGAGGCGGGGGGGCTGCCGGTCCGCCTCCTCCATCCCCCGTGATGGAAGGGACAGGAGACAATGAATCAAATGCATATTTATAGTGCTGAATAGGAATTATGAGTGTTTTCAGGGTGACCTTCAGCTGGGCCCAGCCGCTAAGTGAATGGGCTTAGCGTGCCCATCCATTTGGGGGATATTTGCTTCAGTGaaagataaaaggaaagatGGGGAGAAGAGCTCAGGCCATAATTCTGGGGTTTGAAGGAAGGCTCgggtgctgggatggggcactgggagccactgggagctggggcatcacagccaggctgtgctggcagaaggaAAACCCAGGAAATCTGGTCCTACATCATCTGTCACAgatggggcagctccagcaaggGACACGCTCAGATTGTCACAGgaaatcataaaatggtttgggctggaaggggcctcATTTACTTCCAAGCCACCCTGACATGCTGTCTCTATTCCAAAATATGtcacagccaaaaaaaatctGGTGGGGTCAGCTGGGGCAGATCCAGGTTCCTTTACAGCAGCAACAACctagaaatgagatttttctcaTCTGACCCCAagccccaggagcccctgcCCTCCTCTCACCTCACACCAAGGCCACAAAATCATTAAATCTCCCTCTGACCCCCACAGCCCTCAGATGATGCCCCTGAGCGCCAGTCCCATCTACAACCCGCCATGCTCATTAGCTGTTCCTGTGTTTTCAGTCATGTTCCCTGTTAATTAAATCACTTGAGCTGAACCCAGGGGTGACCCCAGAGCAGGATGCTCTGAAGGGGATACCAGGGATCAAACAGGGTTTGGAGCAAAGGGGTCCAAAGGGGTCTGGCTCTGCCCTGAAGTCCCAGGCAGCGCTGGGgtgttgtttttctcctgggtGATGGTGATTTTCAGgctcacagcttctctctgtaAGGTGATAATGAGTACACTGCCCTTTTCTGTCCCCTGAAATACTTTGGCACTGATCACACTAAATTTTTAGACAACAATCCCTCTGAATTTCAGCTCTAGGttggttaaaaaaaagtgatgaaTTTTTAGCAATTTCATTTGGACAGTTAACAAATGAGACAATAACAGTTCATATTTAAAACAATCTTTTGCTTGCTTTCTAGTTTACAATTGCCCAAAAGCTAATTGAAACCTCATGGTGTATGTCACATGAAACACATGTGAATCCAAAAGCTGTTGAAACAACTTCCCCATTCACttaacacttgaaaaaaatcacttctttctgcttgcaaaaacaaaaacaaaccaaaacccatcACTTCCAATCCTCAGACTTGCACAGGTATAAATAAAAGCTGCTGGAACCACTTGAATTTTACCAGAAATTGGTTGATAATTAATTAGCATCAGGAGTACTTCTGAGCTTGGCTTTTATTCCCTCAGACTCATGGAACATGAGCTCTTCACTTGCTATTAGAGGAGGCAGCTCTTGCTGACACTGACATTGGCATCCCTTTATTTGTCCAGCACTGGGCAAAAGACATCTGAGGATGATAAACTTCACCAATCCCAAATTTCATGCACCTCACATTCAACAGAGACTGAAGGGAGGATATTTATAGGAGGCTGAGGCTGGTCCTGCTCTCCAGGAtgggaaaacaaattattaaaataaacaaatgaaaggattttatttttcttttagctgtTTTCATAGATcacaataatgaaaattaaattaaacacatCTCTTacttaattttcattctttttccaaaagctttttttttttccctgcaagcattaaatacttatttttattttacagatgcATCTCTCCTCACTCTTCTTTTGTTCTACACTGGGTCACAACTCCAAGTCACACAGGTTCCTGAAATACCAGCAGGTATTTCTAGATTATAGGGCTTTCTATATTTCTagaatcaaggaaaaaaatacagcttgtttttgctttttttttttttttgcaatacaTGCCATGTCTCATGATCCTGCTGTCATTAAGGATTCCCAGACATATTTGGGAAGAACGAGACTTTAAACAGTGTCTGGCCCCTTTCCAGAGCAGGTAattacatttttcctctctaaatTCCCTTGCACTTTCAATTGGATCCAGTATTATTCTCCATTCCCCAAGTTAAACTGTTATGCTGTGCAATTGTCTGCTCTTTCAAAGAGGTTTTGTGCTCGCCCCTGGGAACTGAGCTGATCTCTCTCTTCTGAGGTTTAATTCATTCACAGAAATGCACTGAGGTGATGCAGCTGCTGGATGTTGATAAAACATCATTGGTTGATAATTAAAATATGGTCAGTGAATGATTATTAACTAGCATTCGTATTTTGgatgaatttttcatttatgaaCAGAGTATTGAAAATCAAAGTACAGCATAACAATAGAATTTACATAGAAAAATCAATTAAACCCTGAAAGGCACAAGTTGGTGCCACTTATCTGTACCTGACCTATGCCAAGAATTTGGCCCAAATATCccaaaatgagaaagaaagcTCCATTTATCATCTGGATTTGCTCTGTGATCAAGGACTATTTAAAGCCCAGAGTAACCCGATTGCAGTGATGGAATTACACCGGAATGGACTTACATTGATATTGtaagaattgatttttttttaaagcagtttaagAAGCCATATTTCTGTGTCAGGCTCTGTTCTCCTCCTTCAGGATAAGAGAGCTGCTTTGGGGTGATGCttgcctgtgccagtgccttaCATCACCCACCAGGCTCAGTTTCACATAAATCAGGATCTTTTGTAAGAGCCACCATGGGAGCTCTGTTTATATGTTCTTCTGTCAGCCTGAAGTGTCAGCAGGCCTTATTAATTCCTTGTCCACCAAAAGAAATTTCCATTCCTGTTTTCTTGCCATCTCCTGGCCTCCATCCTTAATCAGAGGTCAGGTGTCCTTTGCAAAGAGATAAATGGACACGAGACTGAGCGTTCTTCATGGGGCATCCATGTGTCCCATCCACTGGGATTCCTCCATCAGGGAACATCCTGGGAGGGCCCTCTTGGACCCTGGTCTGCACCAGGATTTTTGGATGtgacagcaaagcaaagcagctcctggagtaAATACAGCAATAAACAGCATCTCCTGTTGTCACTGATGTATTTTATGTAAATCCTTTcactaggatttttctcctgagaagctgagaagcctcagaaaagaaatgtaaacaataattatctgattgcttggaatgttGTCTGGAGGTTGCTTcccaacaggtgcatctttgattggtctcatgtggattgtttttaattaatgaccaatcccagtccagctgtgtcagaatctctggtcagtcacaagattttattattcattcttttctagcgTTCTGAtgacttctttctctttctttagtatagttttagtatataattttcttttaatataatatatatcacaaaataataaatcagccttctgaaacatggagtcaagattctcatctcttccctcatcctggggactctcaaacaccaccacatcCTGTAATGGGGCAGCACCAAAGTTTTGCCTGCTCAAGGCAACTTCCAGTTCTTCACGAGAGCATTACTCTCACTCCACAGggaagaaacacacagaaaatctTGGTTTTTCCCCACCATAAAAGATCTTTTGGCTTCTCAGTTCCACTTTCTCTGCCCCAAATCACTGAGTAATGTCATTGTGCACTGTGGTACAGGCACACTGACTTCCAGTGATGGATGAGACAATCCCTGTGCACGGAGATTGTTTGGTGCTCGCAGCTCTTTGAGTAAATGGCACAGTGCAGCACAAGCTTCATTATCAATATTGCCTGGAAATATCAAAAACATCAGAGGCTGCAGTTTAATTTGGATGCTTATCATAAGCTTGGGAGAAATGGAAATGTGTGACAATaacaaaacactgcagcagtgaTGCCAAGCAGCCTCGAGCAGCTGATGAATTTCTAGGCCAcgagggatggagctgctggtgctgggggatCCTTCTCCACCACTTGTTCAAACAAAAGTGATGCCTGGAAGTGACAATGTCTGGAGCTCCAGCAAATATCCCTGCAGCCGCTGGGGCCCGAGGAGATGTAGaacaagagctgctgctgtgcagcttcCTCGTGGGACTGTTCACATCACtcagctgcagggctcctgcctgCTAAATGAAGCAGATTTTTCTCCATAAAGGCAGTGGATCAAAAGACTCTTCACTGCACAACTTCAACCAAACACTTGGAATTACCCCAGGAAGGTGAacttccctctctcccagctcagaAAGTTTGGAGACTGAAGCCAGACAACAAATAGCTCCTCCAGGAAGGTTTTTCAGAGGTACATAAGCACCTAGGCATGCAGATAGCTACCTAGTGGAACTAATTTGTTTACAACATTCACGGAAAAATCTTAATAACCAATGTCTATATTTAGCCTTAATGCCTTTGAAAATCCAAGCTCTACATCCCTGTGCTCACTGTCCCCATCCACTCCTGCAGGACTAtgggaaaaagccaaaaataaacccacagcCAGCACGACCCTCCCATGGTCCTGATTTTGTTAAAACCAACCCAAAGGCTGCTGCCCAGTTCAGATTCTTAATTACCCAGCTCATTTCAAAGTCAAGTCCACTCAGTTTACCTGAATTACCCCCTGGTTCTtccactgctctcccctccccagatCAAACCCCTGCTCCATCATGCTTGATTTCCATTGTGATTTGCCAgacagctctcagctgcagggaaaaataaagtcaaTCTATTTTTCCACTCCCTCATCCAGCAGCTTCATGCTCTGCCCAGCATCGAGCCTCATGCTGGCAGGATGAGTTCCACAGCGAGTGGCCACCACCAAAGCAGCCCAGAGCCATTTGGTCACCGagtttcagagctgctggagcaggggctgcaatGATCTGCCTGACTGTGCCACGGGCTCAGGAGCAGAGTTTGGCTCTGTGTAATGGGATTGCACTTCAGTGGTTTCAGGATATTAATAGCGGGATTAACCTGAAACAGCTGCAGTAAAAAATTGATTATCAAGAACAATAAATCATCTCACACATGTAAGTAGcctgggggttttttgcattGCAAAGCCATGAGTTTCTCTACAGGACTGTAAATCCCCCAGAACAGAGCAATACCTAGGAAAAATCCAACCAAAATATGATTAAACTATTTTGGGAATGCAGAAGGCAAAGGAGGAGAAGGCTGCTGGGTTTTACAGCTCTAAGATACAGACACAAGTAACGGGACTTCTTTTTCTGCCCCTCCCCACCTCTACCTGCTAACCACTTCTTTCCAGAAGACTTTGGCAATGACtttgcagggcctggagccaGGACAAGttgtggctgctctgggcatgaAGGACATGGGAAGGATTGTGGCTACTTCAGCATCCAGCAGCTGAGTGATGACCTGCTCCCCCTgcatcccagagccctgagctccctggATTTGCTCCTGCAGTTTTCCATACACAAGCCCTGGAATGCAGAAGGGCTACTGCTAAAGGCCCAGCCTGCTGGGTCCAGCTGCCTTCCCCCCACAAGAACAAGGATCCAacagagctgcagtgtttgATGGACACTGAAGCACCAGATACCCAAATCCACCCCACAAAATCCACAGCTGGAATGTGAATTGTCATTTCCATGGAGGCACAAGTGAATAACTGCTGCACGTGGGCTGAGtcatctgctcccagctcctgatccAGACAGGAGGCCCCAGGAAGTGGCCCCAGGAAGGGCCCTGCTCATACCCAGGGAGCTGAATTATTCCTTGCATTGGGGCAGAATCCTTGTATGTACACATAGAAcatccctttcctcctctccccctcatTTAGAGAGCAGATGGAATTCAGGGCTGACACTCAGGATGGATTGCACTGAGCTGAGAGAGACACCAGATACACATTTCTGCAAAAAGCCCAAACTTCCCTGTTTAAATCCCTTTGCCATGACTGATGGTTGGTATTTAAACAAGAACATTGCGTTTTCTGAAGCAGTTTATCcactttaattaaaaacttaTATTTCTAGAGCAAGACAGGTGTGCTGTACACCAGCAGGAAGTTACAGTCCCCACTTTGGGTTGCAGGTGGCTTTTTGCAGTAACCAGCACATAATCACTGCTAAACTGGAATAAGCACCATCGATTGCTGTCTCTAATAGAGGATATGATTTTAAAGAGCTTACAACACCAGCCTGTTCAAGCTTATTGTACTTATTGATCAAGACTGTGAGGACGATCATCACGTGTGAAGCACCAGGTTATTCATCAGCTGTTGGCTATTCAAAAGGAGCACCCAAAACTGCTCAAACGGCATCAAAGAAGAGCAAACGCTGCTGTGGGAGGGCTTTGTCACCATCCCATGACTGCAGAGGGCAGTGGGGATgttccaggcagagctggctcctgaCCTCTCCTGGgcaaaaggcagagcaggaaaagccaagCCCCACACCTCCCACAAAACATCTCACACCAGAAACAAGAGGGGAGGCAGCCCCTGGCTTCAGGTGcctgcacagcaaagcaaaaatagcAACCAACAAGCTGGGCAGCTTCTCACCTAAATCAGAGGTCAAGAGTTTCCTCTTCAAAGCTGAACCTGGCTGCTGGCAAACACCTCATTTTCATGCCCTTTTTAATTTGCCTCTTCTCATCCAGtgactgctgctgcccaggctctgAAACTGGAATGTGACAAAACAACTCATCAAGGATCACTCCTCGCCCTTTTTTTGCCATATCACATGGCATACACCaccccacagcctgggcacagcatcacagctcctcagggcatgagatccctgctgcagctctgctgggagcagcaaaaAGGAATTGTTATTCCAGGGAGAGTAAACAGGGAGCAAAGGGCAGCATCCTCACTGCCTTCatttga
The Serinus canaria isolate serCan28SL12 chromosome 17, serCan2020, whole genome shotgun sequence DNA segment above includes these coding regions:
- the ATP6V1G1 gene encoding V-type proton ATPase subunit G 1 → MASQSQGIQQLLQAEKRAAEKVAEARKRKNRRLKQAKEEAQAEIEQYRLQREKEFKAKEAAALGSHGSCTTEVEKETQEKMSVIQQNFQKNREVVMSQLLSLVCDIKPEIHVNYRING